Sequence from the Microbacterium sp. AZCO genome:
GTCGATGATGCCCTGGTTCGTTCCGGCCATGGGGGAACCTCCTGGTTCGGGGGCGGATGAAGTCATCGGCGCACGCATCACCGGCGCGCGCCCAAAGATACAGTCTACCGCGTCAGCGAGACGACCTCTTCGGCGGCGCGGCCGACCTCGTCGTTCACGACGCGGTAGTCGAACTCGTGCTGCGCGGCGAGCTCGACCTTGGCGGTGCGCAGGCGGCGGGCGCGCTCCTCGGCGCCCTCTGTGCCACGACCGACGAGACGCTGCACGAGCTCGTCCCAGCTCGGCGGCAGGAGGAACACGAGCGTCGCGGACGGGTCGGCCTCGCGCACCTGCCGAGCGCCCTGCAGGTCGATCTCGAGCAGGACGGTCTTGCCCTCCCCCAGCGCCGCCTCGATGGGCGCGCGCGGCGTGCCGTAGCGGAAGCGGTTGTGCACCGTCGCGTGCTCGAGCAGCTCGTCCTCCCGCACGAAGCGGTCGAACTCGGCGTCGTCGACGAAGTAGTAGTGCTCGCCGTCGACCTCGCCGGGGCGAGGGGCGCGCGTCGTCGCCGACACGGAGAGGTGGATCTCGGGATGCCGCTGCGCGATCTGCGCCGCGACAGTGCCCTTGCCGACCGCGGTCGGGCCGGCGAGCACGACGAGCCTGCTGCGGCCCTCGCGCGGCTGCAGTTCGGGCCAGCGCTCCTCGAGGAACGCCTCGATCGCGCGGCGCTGGCGGGCGCCGAGGCCGCCGAGGCGCTTGACGGGCGAGATGCCGAGGCGCTCGAGGATGCGGTCGCGCTTGCCCTCCCCGATCGCGGGGATGCTCGTGAGGAACTCCGTCACGCGCATCGTGCCGGCGGGGGACGTCGGCTCCGCGAACGCCCGGCGCAGCAGCTCCTGCGGGGTGATGACGCGCATCGCGACGTCCTTCTTGAGCGACGCGCGGGCGCGC
This genomic interval carries:
- the gmk gene encoding guanylate kinase; its protein translation is MADAQHPPEVDRVAASRRAVAARRARASLKKDVAMRVITPQELLRRAFAEPTSPAGTMRVTEFLTSIPAIGEGKRDRILERLGISPVKRLGGLGARQRRAIEAFLEERWPELQPREGRSRLVVLAGPTAVGKGTVAAQIAQRHPEIHLSVSATTRAPRPGEVDGEHYYFVDDAEFDRFVREDELLEHATVHNRFRYGTPRAPIEAALGEGKTVLLEIDLQGARQVREADPSATLVFLLPPSWDELVQRLVGRGTEGAEERARRLRTAKVELAAQHEFDYRVVNDEVGRAAEEVVSLTR